In Pocillopora verrucosa isolate sample1 chromosome 13, ASM3666991v2, whole genome shotgun sequence, one genomic interval encodes:
- the LOC131776557 gene encoding ATP-sensitive inward rectifier potassium channel 11 → MNSALFLFEPLFAERAHHSIEHPQDSSTFENMSGKTKDTRINITSNPISSDLSSSERSSSRSRPHRHRLLHKNGKVNLRPYRVPLKKERFLADFFTSIIDAKWRWVIAIYSAGFIFSWSFFGTAWFAIFWLRLHYDNGTVCVDNVDSWTSAFLFSVETQTTIGYGGRQITPQCPEAVVCLLLQSLTGFLLSTSLLGLVFAKLSRPRPRGQTVIFSKHAVVAPYDGLLSLMFRVGDARKSQLLDVAISLHCFCFRTTKTGEEILFSQTELPITTEHGSEVGELIKPFLLLPLTVVHVIDERSPLYELGPQELANSRMEFIAVLEGVVESTSMVTQAKTSFLADEIRWGRRFLPISLHRDNRTDLSSFDATYKVKTPQTSPREYERSNRKMKHREYENTATEKTEVETENGDCHVSVEPINGSSTVSSTTYCQKNCNCDVAQT, encoded by the exons ATGAAttcagctctttttctttttgaaccg CTGTTCGCAGAGCGAGCGCATCACAGCATTGAGCATCCACAAGACAGTTCTACCTTTGAAAATATGTCAGGCAAAACCAAAGATACTCGAATTAACATAACTTCCAATCCTATCTCGTCAGATTTATCTTCATCAGAGAGGAGTAGTTCTCGTTCAAGACCACATCGCCATCGCTTGTTACACAAAAATGGCAAAGTAAATTTGCGGCCCTACAGAGTTCCGCTGAAGAAAGAACGCTTTTTGGCAGATTTCTTCACATCTATAATTGACGCTAAGTGGCGATGGGTCATAGCGATTTATTCAGCTGGTTTCATCTTCAGCTGGTCGTTTTTCGGCACAGCCTGGTTTGCGATTTTCTGGCTCCGTTTGCACTACGATAATGGGACCGTTTGTGTGGACAATGTAGATTCTTGGACATCGGCTTTCTTGTTCTCAGTGGAAACTCAAACTACCATTGGTTATGGTGGACGACAg ATAACCCCACAATGCCCTGAGGCCGTGGTTTGTCTTCTGCTCCAGTCTCTCACCGGCTTTCTTTTGTCTACGTCACTGCTTGGCCTCGTTTTCGCCAAACTTTCCCGACCTCGTCCGAGGGGCCAAACGGTCATTTTCTCGAAGCACGCAGTCGTGGCGCCATACGATGGACTCTTGTCGTTGATGTTTCGGGTCGGCGACGCGCGCAAGAGCCAATTGTTAGATGTGGCAATATCTCTTCACTGCTTTTGCTTTCGGACCACAAAGACTGGGGAGGAAATTTTATTCTCCCAAACAGAACTTCCCATCACAACTGAGCATGGGAGCGAGGTCGGCGAACTCATCAAACCGTTTCTGTTACTTCCCTTGACAGTAGTGCATGTCATTGACGAGCGCAGTCCGCTGTACGAGCTTGGGCCGCAAGAGCTTGCGAATTCCCGTATGGAATTCATTGCTGTCTTAGAGGGCGTTGTGGAATCAACGAGCATGGTTACCCAGGCAAAGACTTCATTCTTAGCAGATGAAATTCGTTGGGGTCGGCGGTTTCTCCCAATCTCTCTGCATCGTGATAACAGAACAGACTTATCGTCTTTTGATGCAACATACAAAGTGAAAACACCTCAAACGTCACCCAGGGAATATGAGAGATCAAACCGAAAGATGAAACATCGAGAATATGAGAATACGGCGACAGAAAAGACAGAGGTGGAAACTGAAAATGGCGACTGTCATGTGAGTGTTGAGCCAATTAACGGTTCATCAACCGTGAGTTCAACCACCTATTGTCAGAAAAACTGTAACTGCGATGTCGCTCAGACATAA
- the LOC131776919 gene encoding probable RNA polymerase II nuclear localization protein SLC7A6OS produces the protein MAADDRSVVLRIKRKRTEDPLDALLVAQVLKKPYIARNEDCEKDATYFKNNESTSTDTVERVFKFVGSVPQGDETKRNDLLTKIKQSINHEDLAKSHIQTQQALQDRLRKQKKLLNQEARFKVISSNRENDHGSTSQPESKGDLTKVDAASGGAADDVDLEVQRLLSVYDLVKDQESMSEKRREERKSRKAQQAADVNAILCNSVKMIREKLAVTDDSSKERTEQKKSEANGYVYDFYYANDNLGQLGDIVEVLPFDADLVHESLDEDFGEIYDDEDDSNDEGNWRNDYPDEDDQWSDSSQDKRYYEDYGFNSDEEYRRYAFDEDRSDEDRSNEEDD, from the exons ATGGCGGCGGATGATCGTTCGGTGGTCTTGAGAATAAAACGTAAAAGAACAGAAGATCCTCTGGATGCACTGC TTGTCGCTCAGGTCTTAAAGAAACCCTATATTGCAAGGAACGAAGACTGTGAAAAAGATGCTACGTATTTTAAGAACAATGAGTCGACATCTACTGATACCG ttgagCGAGTTTTCAAGTTTGTCGGGAGTGTACCTCAGGGAGatgaaactaaaagaaatgatttGCTG actAAGATTAAGCAGTCTATCAACCATGAAGACTTGGCTAAATCCCATATCCAAACTCAACAAGCTTTACAAGACAGGTTGCGGAAACAGAAGAAG CTTCTGAATCAGGAGGCCAGGTTTAAAGTAATTTCCTCAAACAGGGAAAATGATCATGGATCTACCAG CCAACCAGAAAGTAAAGGGGACCTAACCAAGGTGGATGCTGCATCAGGTGGAGCTGCTGATGATGTTGATCTTGAGGTGCAGAGGCTTCTAAGTGTATATGACCTTGTTAAAGATCAGGAATCAATGAG TGAAAAGAgacgagaagaaagaaaatcaaggaAGGCACAGCAAGCTGCTGATGTTAATGCAATACTTTGCAACTCAGTTAAGATGATTCGAGAAAAGTTGGCAGTGACTGATG ATTCTTCAAAAGAAAGAACCGAGCAGAAGAAATCAGAAGCAAATGGATATGTGTATGATTTTTATTATGCCAATGATAATCTTGGACAGCTTGGTGATAT agtTGAAGTTTTGCCTTTTGATGCTGACCTTGTTCATGAAAGTCTTGATGAAGATTTTGGTGAAATatatgatgatgaagatgattcTAATG aCGAAGGAAACTGGCGAAATGATTATCCTGACGAAGATGATCAATGGTCAGATTCATCCCAGGACAAAAGATATTACGAAGATTACGGATTTAATTCTG ATGAAGAATATCGAAGGTATGCTTTCGACGAAGATCGGTCGGACGAAGATCGGTCTAACGAAGAGGACGACTAA
- the LOC131776771 gene encoding zinc finger protein 678-like, with protein sequence MTNQLSEYEIQRFHNIKKNHEYMKSLGLPVPVVPAGLQGRPRRTPVKKSKTLYFGQDGDSSNESSDDSDEDWVPGSEEVRRRNKMIKRFIPDFRPKPQTVPVQQGQMEIKVVEDEQSCPNEFEELARLGEEVDSIPDERTVISLKKVKEMPKKIKRAQPPKKRIQYATRGMRHSYCEAEVPDDDHYIFCEECQDLRYGDCPVHGPLQIIADRSTTENSNLSPAVSSLPAVLKIKSSSIPEAGLGVFSTTDISKGVRFGPYKGKKIGWENITDETNTCYMWEIVKSGKFSHFVDGHEESQSNWMRFVNCSRCEDEQNMVAFQFRGEIYYRTYKSINPGEELLVWYGESYARDLGISLVDDPDRGSKKSVIDPCDGCGKMFTSINFLLRHKKYYCSTRTEIKIWQCSICKKKFTSLDHFNSHISFHANEQQNSSNTSFPKNKYLWTDEGKSSHKCTQSGKSFTQPGSLTRHLRTHTGEKPYQCTQCGKSFTQPGNLTRHLRTHTGEKPYQCTQCGKSFTQPGHLTMHLRTHTGEKPYQCTRCEKSFTQPGNLTMHLRTHTGEKPYQCTQCGKSFNRPGSLTMHLRTHTGEKPYQCTQCGKSFTQPGNLTMHLRTHTGEKPYQCTQCGKSFNHSGSLTMHLRTHTGEKPYQCTQCGKSFNHPGSLTMHLRTHTGEKPYQCTQCGKSFNHSGSLTMHLRTHTGEKPYQCTQCGKSFNRPGSLTRHLRTHTGEKPYQCTQCGKSFTQPGNLDMHLRTHTGEKPY encoded by the exons ATGACGAATCAATTGTCTGAGTATGAAATTCAGCGATTTCACAACATAAAAAAGAACCACGAGTACATGAAAAGTCTAG GACTTCCTGTTCCTGTAGTTCCAGCTGGGCTCCAAGGTCGTCCTCGTAGAACGCCGgtaaaaaagagtaaaacacTATATTTCGGCCAAGATGGGGATAGTTCAAATGAGAGTAGTGATGACAGTGATGAAGATTGGGTTCCAGGGTCAGAAGAAGTCAGACgaagaaataaaatgataaaaaggtttATCCCAG ATTTTCGACCAAAACCTCAAACAGTGCCTGTTCAACAAGGACAGATGGAAATAAAAGTG GTGGAAGACGAACAGAGTTGCCCCAATGAATTTGAGGAATTAGCTAGGTTAGGGGAAGAGGTAGATTCAATCCCTGACGAAAGAACAGTGATTTCTTTAAAGAAAGTTAAGGAAATgccaaagaaaatcaaaagagcCCAGCCTCCTAAGAAGCGAATACAGTATGCAACACGAGGGATGAGGCACTCGTACTGCGAGGCTGAAGTTCCAGACGATGACCATTACATCT TTTGCGAAGAATGTCAAGACCTTCGTTATGGTGATTGTCCAGTACATGGGCCTTTGCAAATCATAGCTGACAGGAGTACAacagaaaattcaaatttatcgCCTGCAGTCTCCTCACTACCAGCTGTTCTTAAAATAAAGAGTTCGTCAATTCCTGAAGCCGGTTTAGGTGTTTTCAGTACTACTGATATTTCGAAAGGAGTACGATTCGGTCCATACAAAGGGAAGAAGATAGGATGGGAGAACATTACTGATGAGACGAACACGTGTTACATGTGGGAG ATTGTGAAAAGTGGTAAGTTTAGTCATTTCGTGGATGGACACGAAGAAAGTCAAAGCAACTGGATGCGGTTTGTAAATTGCTCTCGCTGCGAGGATGAGCAGAATATGGTGGCTTTTCAGTTTAGAGGCGAGATTTACTACCGTACTTACAAATCAATCAATCCAGGTGAAGAACTGTTAGTGTGGTATGGAGAGAGCTACGCCAGAGATCTGGGGATATCGCTTGTTGATGATCCGGATCGAGGCAGTAAAAAAA gTGTAATCGACCCATGTGATGGTTGTGGAAAGATGTTTACCTCCATAAACTTTCTTCTCAGACACAAGAAATATTATTGTTCAACAAGAACAGAGATAAAAATCTGGCAATGTTCtatttgtaagaagaaatttaCGTCATTGGATCATTTTAACAGCCATATAAGTTTTCACGCTAATGAGCAGCAAAATTCGTCTAATACGTCATTTCCTAAAAACAAGTACCTTTGGACCGACGAAGGTAAAAGTTCACACAAGTGTACACAAAGTGGAAAATCGTTTACCCAGCCTGGTAGCCTGACCAGGCACCTCCGTACTCACACGGGTGAAAAGCCATATCAGTGTACACAATGTGGAAAGTCGTTTACCCAGCCTGGTAACCTGACCAGGCACCTCCGTACTCACACGGGTGAAAAGCCATATCAGTGTACACAATGTGGAAAGTCGTTTACCCAGCCTGGTCACCTGACCATGCATCTCCGTACTCACACGGGTGAAAAGCCATATCAGTGTACACGATGTGAAAAGTCGTTTACCCAGCCTGGTAACCTGACCATGCACCTCCGTACTCACACGGGTGAAAAGCCATATCAGTGTACACAATGTGGAAAGTCGTTTAACCGCCCTGGTAGCCTGACCATGCACCTCCGTACTCACACGGGTGAAAAGCCATATCAGTGTACACAATGTGGAAAGTCGTTTACCCAGCCTGGTAACCTGACCATGCACCTCCGTACTCACACGGGTGAAAAGCCATATCAGTGTACACAATGTGGAAAGTCGTTTAACCACTCTGGTAGCCTTACCATGCACCTCCGTACTCACACGGGTGAAAAGCCATATCAGTGTACACAATGTGGAAAGTCGTTTAACCACCCTGGTAGCCTGACCATGCACCTCCGTACTCACACGGGTGAAAAGCCATATCAGTGTACACAATGTGGAAAGTCGTTTAACCACTCTGGTAGCCTGACCATGCACCTCCGTACTCACACGGGTGAAAAGCCATATCAGTGTACACAATGTGGAAAGTCGTTTAACCGCCCTGGTAGCCTGACCAGGCACCTCCGTACTCACACGGGTGAAAAGCCATATCAGTGTACACAATGTGGAAAGTCGTTTACCCAGCCTGGTAACCTGGACATGCACCTCCGTACTCACACGGGTGAAAAGCCATATTAG
- the LOC131776524 gene encoding uncharacterized protein yields MADKSVSDILDLLCSHVKLERDRGLQALEGKLKDTSNFTSDIQQVEDLQNSLIKLVTSTDGAWETRHGGLTGSKTFILNNLGSDDFCETLRKKALKLMHDDEARVRIASGEVLGALCSMKGTGVFVACCDEILKNVGENLERRLPDPEEVAEGLMHKLTGSEKDTGEEKHKKTDAAQIFHDTAGWKHLETSMRCLQSVIEGCGRAFNEYITQDLLDLIFQALNHTNRFVRETGYQLCASLVSLGRKQDESSEGTESVKIDVKENAILKHGDQFSDYLKKGLSDNWSQVRLAASVATRQFFQTLPSNESREKFFPKVLPAMCLNRYYVAEGVRIYSQQSWKMIVGTEGKHMVEKYITETVEFYISQTKADNHAVREAACACIAELGTKVSQDSLRSHVSELLQALVFCFKDDSWPVRDAACVACGNFVLCFPQECSSSMDELYPLFFENLSDSIPSVRQGAAVSLSNVVKAYGETALNIVIKRVTEGLQGIEKQEATTEKYTGVEKGPATFGVIKRLRDNDMELHTNRQMYSCGSLAPKMRRGGGCADHLFRRPAEPWERADGCVDLVAELSTNPKAHKEVITLMPLVAEAAHYKHYTQHLHLLETVCTQLPFIAKGIGKNQFKRHFELFIDSIFYSLKSDNALTSTAASECLSQLSSLLGPSILRGRIEMHNPSYLDLLPPTPPGHV; encoded by the exons atggcggacaAATCTGTCAGTGATATCTTAGATCTTCTTTGTAGCCATGTGAAGTTAGAAAGAGATAGAGGGCTACAAGCTTTGGAAGGGAAACTGAAAGATACTTCAAACTTTACTTCAGATATTCAACAAGTAGAGGATTTGCAAAACTCTTTGATCAAACTTGTGACATCGACGGATGGAGCCTGGGAGACACGACATGGTGGTTTGACAGGAAGCAAGacatttattttgaacaatctCGGCTCGGATGATTTTTGTGAGACCCTcagaaaaaaagcattaaaattAATGCATGATGACGAAGCGAGGGTCAGGATTGCTTCAG GAGAGGTACTTGGTGCCCTTTGTTCAATGAAAGGTACAGGAGTTTTTGTGGCCTGCTGTGATGAAATCTTGAAGAATGTGGGTGAAAATTTGGAGAGAAGATTGCCTGACCCTGAAGAAGTAGCTGAAGGACTTATGCATAAATTAACTGGTAGTGAAAAGGACACAGGTGAAGAAAAG CACAAAAAAACAGATGCTGCACAGATATTTCATGATACTGCTGGATGGAAACATTTGGAGACAAGCATGAG GTGTCTTCAATCAGTGATAGAAGGATGTGGAAGAGCCTTTAATGAATACATCACTCAGGACCTTCTAGATCTGATATTTCAAGCATTAAACCATACAAACAGATTTGTGAGAGAGACAGGTTATCAACTCTGTGCATCACTTGTTAGCCTGGGAAGAAAGCAAG ATGAGTCGTCTGAAGGTACAGAGTCTGTCAAAATAGATGTTAAAGAAAATGCAATACTCAAACATGGAGATCAGTTTTCAGATTACCTGAAAAAAGGATTGTCTGACAACTGGAGCCAA GTTAGGTTAGCAGCCTCTGTAGCCACGAGGCAGTTCTTTCAGACTCTGCCCAGTAATGAATCAAGAGAAAAGTTCTTCCCCAAGGTGTTACCAGCCATGTGTCTGAACAG gtaTTATGTGGCAGAAGGTGTTAGAATATACTCCCAGCAAAGCTGGAAAATGATAGTTGGAACAGAAGGAAAGCATATGGTGGAAAAATACATCACAGAGACA GTTGAATTTTATATAAGTCAAACCAAGGCAGACAACCATGCTGTCAGAGAGGCAGCTTGTGCCTGCATAGCTGAACTTGGGACTAAG GTTAGCCAAGACAGTTTAAGGTCACATGTGTCAGAACTTCTTCAGGCTTTGGTGTTTTGTTTCAAAGATGACAGTTGGCCTGTAagggatg CTGCTTGTGTGGCCTGTGGAAATTTTGTGCTGTGTTTTCCTCAGGAGTGCAG ttCCAGCATGGATGAACTGTATCCTTTATTTTTTGAGAATCTGTCAGACAGCATCCCTTCAGTAAGGCAAGGTGCAGCAGTGTCACTTAGCAATGTTGTTAAAGCTTACG GGGAAACTGCATTGAATATTGTTATTAAGAGAGTGACAGAAGGTCTACAAGGAATTGAGAAACAGGAAGCCAccacagaaaa GTATACAGGAGTAGAGAAGGGCCCAGCCACATTTGGAGTTATAAAAAGACTGAGAGACAATGATATGGAACTACATACAAACAGACAg ATGTATTCCTGTGGGTCTCTTGCTCCTAAAATGAGAAGAGGAGGTGGATGTGCAGATCATCTTTTCAGAAGACCTGCTGAGCCATGGGAAAGGGCTGATGG TTGCGTGGATCTTGTTGCTGAGCTTTCAACTAATCCCAAGGCTCATAAAGAAGTGATCACCTTAATGCCACTTGTAGCAGAGGCAGCCCACTATAAACATTATACTCAGCATCTACATCTACTGGAAACTGTGTGCACACAG ctaCCATTTATAGCCAAAGGAATAGGAAAGAATCAATTCAAAAGAcattttgagcttttcattgACTCAATCTTTTACAGTCTG AAAAGTGACAATGCACTAACATCCACAGCAGCTTCTGAATGCCTTTCTCAGTTAAGCTCATTGCTGGGTCCTTCAATACTTAGAGGACGGATAGAAATGCACAACCCCAG ttatcttgatcttttgCCGCCAACTCCACCAGGACATGTGTGA
- the LOC131776535 gene encoding leishmanolysin-like peptidase: MAAETLLFFCVLQLYLAGFFSLSHGLIHEYDEMIRHIPLEPSHILKRRSVDQPLRISLDFLNISNLENPSMVKDILQQAQSYFSRTLKVRKTTTNIRLQRSCPNQLFFSKNADGSGPGRVRFCQESCNSSRILCGPIEIPEHDLDQCRVCDKNGQNCRNDTRPEFTAGEGHKDADFILYVTAVTHGNCVKSSTTLAYGSACQQESGLDRPVAGFINICPKRVTASELRSSYSEVLATVKHEIFHALGFAPSLYAFFRNQSGEPLTARRSNGLPKEYDDVLKHYKWSEQTVRMVTRNDWLTRSGAMQHNVYMMVTPRVKEEAQRHFNCSTLEGAELENQGGEGTALAHWEKRLFENEAMTGVFTQNTVFSRVTLALMEDTGWYLVNYEMADPLRWGRNLGCLFAKNSCAAWMKAQKTAGKSIAPFCSKIKKQGDSRTGCSLDRTSVASCNLVKYEQNLPTEFQNFLPGFIPGISESEDRYGGAVVLADYCPFYQSFTWTQKGEEVRTSSCISQHNALPYDLNYALEFYGNKSRCFEQRTKWMKEKCSTRYTAVNHGSGCYKFHCESDALRVEITGGFKYPCFHEGQVLDISVQVDSWSFQGTLVCPSCEEVCSDSGFICPAEIKPAPKNSQPVSKTSPVTCSECSIVIRQVLHTQLLLMIVYTVFRYVLEA, encoded by the exons ATGGCGGCGGAAACGTTGTTGTTCTTTTGTGTACTCCAGTTATATTTAGCCGGGTTTTTTTCGTTATCACATGGTCTGATCCATGAATATGACGAGATGATACGACATATTCCACTAGAACCATCGCATATCTTAAAAAGACGCTCTGTGGACCAGCCACTGCGAATTTCGCTGGACTTTCTCAACATCAGCAATTTAGAAAATCCCAGCATGGTGAAGGATATTTTACAACAAGCGCAAAGCTATTTTAGTAGAACGTTGAAAGTTCGAAAGACAACGACGAATATTCGTCTTCAAAGGAGTTGTCCTAACCagctttttttctctaaaaacgCCGATGGAAGTGGACCAGGGAGGGTCAGATTTTGTCAAGAATCATGCAATTCTTCTCGAATATTATGCGGACCAATTGAAATTCCAGAACACGATTTGGATCAGTGTAGGGTTTGTGACAAGAATGGCCAGAACTGTCGCAACGACACGAGACCTGAATTCACTGCTGGAGAAGGACACAAGGACGCAGATTTTATTCTTTATGTTACAGCAGTTACTCATGGGAACTGTGTAAAAAGCTCAACGACTTTAGCGTATGGTTCGGCTTGCCAACAAGAAAGTGGACTGGATAGACCTGTAGCAGGATTTATCAACATATGCCCCAAAAGGGTGACTGCAAGTGAACTGAGAAGCAGCTACAGTGAG GTTTTGGCAACTGTCAAACATGAAATATTCCATGCTCTTGGATTTGCACCATCATTGTATGCATTTTTCCGCAATCAAAGTGGTGAGCCGCTGACTGCTCGTCGCTCTAATGGACTTCCAAAAGAGTATGATGATGTCCTAAAACACTACAAGTGGAGTGAACAG ACTGTCAGGATGGTAACGAGAAACGACTGGTTAACAAGGTCTGGTGCAATGCAACACAATGTTTATATGATGGTCACACCGAGGGTGAAAGAAGAAGCACAGAGGCATTTTAATTGCTCAACTTTAGAAGGAGCTGAGCTTGAAAACCAAGGAGGTGAAGGTACAGCATTAGCCCATTGGGAAAAGCGCTTGTTTGAAAACGAAGCAATGACGGGTGTTTTTACACAGAATACCGTGTTTAGTCGAGTGACTCTGGCGTTAATGGAAGATACCGGCTGGTACCTTGTCAACTATGAAATGGCCGATCCTTTACGCTGGGGAAGGAACTTGGGTTGTTTGTTTGCTAAAAACAGCTGCGCTGCTTGGATGAAAGCTCAGAAAACTGCTGGAAAGTCCATAGCTCCATTCTGTTCTAAAATCAAGAAACAGGGTGACTCACGGACTGGATGCTCCCTCGACAGAACATCTGTTGCCTCATGTAACTTAgtaaaatatgaacaaaatcttcCTACtgaatttcagaattttttgcCCGGTTTTATTCCGGGAATTTCCGAATCAGAAGACAGATATGGTGGGGCGGTAGTTTTAGCTGATTATTGTCCATTTTACCAAAGTTTTACATGGACACAGAAAGGAGAAGAGGTCAGAACATCTTCTTGTATATCACAACACAACGCTTTACCGTATGACCTGAATTATGCACTGGAATTCTACGGCAATAAATCACGGTGCTTTGAACAACGAACAAAGTGGATGAAAGAGAAATGTAGTACACGGTACACGGCTGTGAATCATGGAAGCGGATGCTATAAATTTCATTGTGAATCTGATGCACTGAGGGTCGAAATCACTGGTGGCTTTAAATATCCATGTTTCCATGAGGGCCAGGTTTTGGATATTTCTGTGCAAGTCGACAGTTGGAGCTTTCAAGGAACCCTTGTTTGTCCATCATGCGAAGAAGTTTGTTCTGACAGTGGATTTATTTGCCCGGCAGAAATAAAGCCTGCTCCAAAGAATTCACAACCAGTATCCAAAACATCACCAGTGACTTGTTCTGAATGTTCCATAGTAATACGACAGGTCTTACATACCCAGTTGCTTTTAATGATTGTGTACACAGTTTTTAGGTATGTTCTTGAagcttag